CGTCCTGCGTTGAGGTAGCCCGAATCTTCAGTTCGCCGTAGAGGGCCTTACAAAATACATCAGCCCGAGCGCTGTGCGTTGGGAACTTCTGTCCCAAATATGACGATACTTTCCCAATGGCGTGATTTTCCAAATCATCCATAGCCAGAGGGCTTTTGATGAACGTCAGTGACCCAAATTCAATTTCCTGCTCAGTGCAACTGAGTTCGCCAGCAATCGACTTCTGCAGTGACTCTTTCAAGTCCTTTTCTATTTCGCTGGCACTGAACTGTTCATGATCGGTGGATGCCTTCCCGTCATGCAGAGTCAAGTCAACCGGCGCATTGCTCACGAAAGCAATTGACGCGCTCGAATCGGGCGATATGCGTTTAGATTCATAAAGCTTCGCAAGAATGGACATCCCGTCTTTGGGGGGCTTTGACAAGGTTGTCTTCGTCCACTTGACGCCGGTAGCACCTTCCTTCTTCTTGATCTGGAAAAGGTCGAGTTCCGTAGGTGTGCTGGCAGCATTGAGCACCGCAACATCTTCGATGAACTCAATGAGCAGGAGGTAGTCATCTTGTTCGAGGTCAAGCTTGAGTAAATGGCAAAGTGCCCAGTAGCGCTGAAACTCATGGCCTTTGCCGCCATGCCGCCCACCGCGCTCCTTTGTGAGCGAATCATTTAGATTTTCATGAAATGGCATCCACTCCCCTTTTTCTTCTGACGACTACTCAATCCAGCTTTCACACGGCACACAGGATGATTCATTGATGATGGTACGTTATCGTATTGGTGACCGCAAATTTGTCCCCCAAAATGAGTGGTTCTGTGAATGCTCGCTTCCACCACAAGCGGGACACTGAGCACGCCGCCTAAACGCAGACATTAGCCAATTACTGCTTCTGGCCGGGTGCAGGTGCAGCGAACATCTATATCGACGCCACATTGCTGACGGTCACGCTGCTGATGTGTCAATGTCGGGTATGGAGCGAGCATTTCGGGTAGCCCTAAGTCGGCAGTCAGTCTGTACCTGGCATTCAAGCGAAATCTTGCACAACACCCCGCCCACTGACTCTTGAAGACTGACTCCAGACATTCGGGGCGGCCGACAGCAGTCGTTCAACGTCGGAGATGACCGGCGTCCTATAGGCGGGCGAAGCCCGCCTATAGGACGTCCGCGTCGATCGACCTGTTATGCCTCAGCGCGGAGTTCTGCGACATGGCCATTGTCACTCACGAGAAAAATTCGCTTAAAGCAATGCTGAAGCCGGAGCGCCCTGAATGCAAGCTGGTATGAGTCCGCATCCGCCAACCAGTAGTCATTGAAGAGTGCCAGCCAAATCGAACCAGGAAGGTCTTTGCAGATATCGTGCTTCGTATGGATCCTGTCCTCCAAGAGCAGTCGCGCATTGAATCCAACGTCGGGAGAAGAATGGTCATTCCCAACAAGACCAACGATTCTCTTCTCCGAGAGCCGCCGTCGAATGACCCGGATGCGTACATACGCACCTTCGATGCGCCGTTCAGCTTCGAATCCGAGTTCGGGCGCGGCAACGATCTCTTGGATCCAGGAAAAGAGCCTTGTCCTGAATCGGCCGCCGCTATCAGCGGGCATCTCCAAGTGAACGAACACGTCTACATCATCGGGCAAGAGCGGGCCGAGTCTGCTATTCAGGTCGTCAACCACCCTCAGCCCGAAGCTGTCGTCTGTGGCCCGGTTGCCCAAAGATCCGTCGGGGCGGACGGTGAACTGAG
The nucleotide sequence above comes from Polaromonas sp. JS666. Encoded proteins:
- a CDS encoding DUF4297 domain-containing protein → MPFHENLNDSLTKERGGRHGGKGHEFQRYWALCHLLKLDLEQDDYLLLIEFIEDVAVLNAASTPTELDLFQIKKKEGATGVKWTKTTLSKPPKDGMSILAKLYESKRISPDSSASIAFVSNAPVDLTLHDGKASTDHEQFSASEIEKDLKESLQKSIAGELSCTEQEIEFGSLTFIKSPLAMDDLENHAIGKVSSYLGQKFPTHSARADVFCKALYGELKIRATSTQDAVTFEELCKIRGIAKSQFNEMLATTLARKPDSEIIESAIAALVQENVPFVDRNKVKDEARRYLIDKAGRGGAVVAALEQSIDRLVPVIPSNLVRSWDVANWIEGEIATSAQASTFTMLDKHYLLAAILYRVNQ